From a single Lolium rigidum isolate FL_2022 chromosome 7, APGP_CSIRO_Lrig_0.1, whole genome shotgun sequence genomic region:
- the LOC124673462 gene encoding putative cis-zeatin O-glucosyltransferase: protein MSLLPVNLSLGVAIEMLMPEECVRMVPTLTLIMSGLRETTHMVAFIADLLASGVRPDSSIGSLHRQPTAHDPLVAPREWLRKQPPSLEWLDKQPPSSAHYISFGTTSSLRAEQVRELAAALRDTKQRFVWALRDADRADMREPGGERRLAESAASLLGDAVAQGMGMVLTGWAPQLEILAHGATAAFMSHCGWNSTVEGLSHGKAILAWPMHSDQPWDAELVCKYLRAGILVRQWEERGDVTPAAAIGVAIERAMRSDEGAAVRETARALGDAVCAARGNGGSSSRDMDDLVAYVTR from the exons ATGTCCCTCCTGCCAGTCAACCTTAGCCTTGGCGTCGCCATCGAGATGCTCATGCCGGAGGAGTGCGTCCGCATGGTGCCGACTTTGACATTGATCATGTCGGGGCTTAGGGAGACCACACACATGGTGGCCTTCATCGCCGACCTCTTAG CTAGCGGCGTGCGCCCGGATTCATCGATCGGGTCCCTGCACAGACAGCCAACGGCGCACGATCCTCTCGTCGCTCCGCGGGAGTGGCTCCGCAAGCAGCCGCCGTCGCTGGAGTGGCTCGACAAGCAGCCGCCGTCGTCGGCGCATTACATTTCGTTCGGCACGACGTCGTCTCTCCGGGCAGAGCAGGTCAGGGAGCTGGCCGCCGCGCTGCGGGACACCAAGCAGCGGTTCGTCTGGGCGCTGCGGGACGCCGACCGCGCCGACATGCGCGAGCCAGGCGGCGAGCGCCGGCTCGCGGAATCGGCGGCGTCCCTGCTCGGCGACGCGGTGGCGCAAGGGATGGGCATGGTGTTGACCGGGTGGGCGCCGCAGCTGGAGATCCTGGCGCACGGCGCGACGGCGGCGTTCATGAgccactgcgggtggaactcgaCGGTGGAGGGGCTGAGCCACGGGAAGGCCATCCTAGCGTGGCCGATGCACAGCGACCAGCCGTGGGACGCGGAGCTCGTGTGCAAGTACCTCCGGGCGGGGATCCTCGTGCGGCAGTGGGAGGAGCGAGGGGACGTCACGCCGGCGGCCGCCATCGGCGTGGCTATCGAGAGGGCGATGCGATCGGACGAAGGGGCGGCGGTCCGGGAGACGGCAAGGGCGCTTGGGGACGCTGTGTGCGCCGCCCGTGGCAATGGCGGATCGTCGAGCCGGGACATGGACGACCTTGTCGCGTACGTGACGAGGTGA